The proteins below come from a single Candidatus Kaelpia aquatica genomic window:
- a CDS encoding rod shape-determining protein — protein sequence MRLLKMWKKLSSLYKGIASSFSSDIGIDLGTATTLVYVKGEGIILCEPSVVAIERSQNRVLAVGEEAKRMLGKTPGNIVAIRPLQDGVITDFEVAEQMLRYFITKVNRKKFLLKPRVVIAIPSGITEVEKRAVKDSALHAGAREVYLIEEPVAAAIGVGLPIYEPIGNMVIDIGGGTTEIAVISLAGLVLAKSIRIGGDEMDEAIIQHMKKTYNLMIGERTAEDIKIKIGSAYPLEEELTMEVRGRDIVTGLPKSVSITSEEVREAMAEPITQILEVTRFTLERTPPELSADLIEVGIVLAGGGALLRGLDLLITEETGLPVHVADDPLTAVALGTGKVLSELRYLKRVMVQPKLES from the coding sequence ATGCGCTTATTAAAAATGTGGAAAAAACTAAGCTCTCTTTATAAGGGTATAGCCTCGTCTTTCTCTTCTGATATCGGTATAGATTTAGGTACCGCGACTACTCTTGTCTACGTTAAAGGTGAGGGAATTATTTTATGCGAGCCTTCAGTTGTTGCAATAGAGAGAAGTCAGAACCGCGTTCTAGCTGTTGGAGAGGAAGCCAAAAGAATGCTGGGGAAGACACCCGGTAATATAGTTGCTATTAGACCACTTCAGGATGGAGTGATAACTGACTTTGAAGTAGCCGAACAGATGTTGAGGTATTTTATAACCAAGGTAAACAGGAAAAAGTTCTTACTAAAACCCCGCGTTGTAATAGCTATACCGTCTGGAATTACCGAAGTCGAGAAGAGGGCTGTTAAGGATTCAGCTCTTCATGCAGGCGCTAGAGAGGTATACCTTATAGAGGAGCCTGTTGCTGCTGCAATAGGAGTAGGACTGCCGATATATGAGCCTATAGGTAATATGGTGATAGACATAGGTGGAGGTACTACTGAAATAGCAGTTATATCTCTGGCTGGGTTGGTGTTGGCAAAAAGCATTAGAATAGGCGGGGATGAGATGGACGAAGCTATAATCCAGCATATGAAGAAGACCTATAACCTTATGATTGGAGAGAGGACTGCCGAAGATATTAAGATAAAGATCGGATCGGCCTATCCTTTAGAAGAAGAGTTGACAATGGAGGTTAGGGGGCGCGATATAGTTACAGGTCTTCCTAAGTCAGTATCTATAACTTCTGAAGAAGTGAGAGAGGCTATGGCTGAGCCTATCACTCAAATACTGGAGGTAACCAGGTTTACCCTTGAAAGAACCCCCCCCGAGCTCTCTGCTGATTTAATAGAGGTTGGAATTGTTTTAGCCGGAGGAGGTGCACTTCTTAGGGGTTTGGATCTTTTGATAACTGAAGAGACAGGGCTTCCTGTCCATGTTGCAGATGATCCTTTAACTGCTGTTGCGTTGGGTACTGGTAAGGTATTGAGTGAATTGAGATATTTAAAGAGAGTTATGGTCCAGCCTAAGCTAGAATCTTAG
- the mreC gene encoding rod shape-determining protein MreC — translation MKRGLITVSLFIILFFLKGFFQNTLFQLSSNISRLSFIKVLNKKEDVSQEGIARILRENQGQLCRIEDLENENKNLKDYLELKKSLKEPIVANINSRIEEELRSRFLIDKGSRDGVRKNGAAITPEGFAGIVDDLGANFAFILPYFDPSFSISVRISSTREIALLTGRGKGCNPKLLYINIDSDIKIGDTVVTSGKGLLPKGIAIGRVVNIYMHASQMYKVADVEPFVDLSKVEDILIVVQE, via the coding sequence ATGAAAAGAGGTCTAATTACAGTCTCCTTATTTATAATCCTTTTTTTCTTAAAAGGTTTTTTTCAAAATACTCTATTTCAACTGTCGTCAAATATTTCAAGATTATCTTTCATTAAAGTATTAAATAAGAAAGAAGATGTTTCTCAAGAAGGTATAGCTCGGATATTGAGAGAGAATCAAGGTCAGCTTTGCAGAATAGAAGATTTAGAAAATGAAAATAAAAATCTTAAAGATTATTTAGAGTTAAAAAAGAGTTTAAAAGAGCCCATTGTGGCCAATATAAACTCTAGAATTGAAGAAGAGTTGAGATCTAGATTTTTAATAGATAAAGGAAGCAGGGATGGTGTAAGGAAGAACGGCGCAGCGATTACTCCGGAGGGATTTGCAGGGATAGTTGATGATCTGGGTGCAAACTTTGCCTTCATACTGCCTTATTTTGATCCCAGCTTTAGTATCTCTGTTCGTATATCTTCTACCAGGGAGATTGCATTGTTAACAGGCAGGGGTAAGGGCTGTAATCCAAAATTGCTTTACATCAACATCGATAGTGACATTAAAATAGGAGATACAGTAGTAACTTCAGGGAAAGGCCTGTTGCCTAAGGGGATAGCTATTGGAAGAGTAGTTAATATCTATATGCATGCTTCTCAGATGTATAAAGTTGCTGATGTTGAACCTTTTGTCGATCTCTCTAAGGTCGAAGATATTTTAATAGTAGTACAGGAATAA